One segment of Marinobacter sediminum DNA contains the following:
- the purC gene encoding phosphoribosylaminoimidazolesuccinocarboxamide synthase — MEKREELYAGKAKSVYKTDDPERFVMEFRDDTSAFDGEKKEQLSRKGMVNNKFNAFIMEKLEAAGVPTHFEGLLSSTESLVKNLDMIPVECVVRNVSAGSLCRRLGVEEGLELNPPTFELFLKNDALHDPMVNESLAVSFGWAKTEELTRMKELTYQVNDVLNALFAEAGMLLVDYKLEFGRSDGDIVLGDEFSPDGCRIWDKETRRKMDKDRFRQGLGDVIETYEEVGRRLGIQFD, encoded by the coding sequence CAGAACGGTTTGTCATGGAGTTTCGTGACGATACGTCTGCGTTCGACGGCGAAAAGAAAGAACAGCTGAGCCGAAAGGGCATGGTGAACAACAAGTTCAATGCCTTCATCATGGAAAAACTGGAAGCGGCCGGGGTGCCCACACACTTTGAGGGGCTTTTGTCTTCAACCGAATCGCTGGTCAAGAACCTGGATATGATTCCGGTGGAGTGTGTGGTCCGCAACGTATCTGCGGGCAGCCTTTGCCGTCGTCTGGGGGTTGAAGAGGGCCTGGAACTCAATCCGCCAACTTTTGAGCTGTTTCTCAAGAACGATGCACTGCATGATCCCATGGTCAATGAGTCTCTCGCTGTCAGCTTTGGTTGGGCAAAAACCGAAGAGCTCACACGTATGAAAGAGCTCACCTATCAGGTGAACGACGTGTTGAACGCCCTGTTTGCAGAAGCAGGCATGCTGCTCGTTGATTACAAGCTGGAATTCGGTCGCAGCGACGGTGACATTGTTCTGGGCGATGAATTCAGTCCCGACGGCTGCCGGATCTGGGATAAGGAAACCCGCAGGAAGATGGACAAGGACCGTTTTCGCCAGGGTCTGGGAGACGTGATTGAGACCTATGAAGAAGTCGGTCGCAGGCTTGGCATCCAGTTCGACTGA
- a CDS encoding TIGR04219 family outer membrane beta-barrel protein, with protein MRKLMVAMGGSMILAAPLAQADVVGLGASVSYWDSELSGKASDSGDVVDVENNLNLDSDSNANASLYFEHPVPVLPNVRLNYTLVEQSGRGQLDADFGGIILGSDVQSDLDLEQLDLTLYYEVLDNWANLDLGLTARDLSGELIVQQVGGTQVSKTKIDGVLPMGYLAARFDLPLTGVSLGAEGNFISFDGDSIHDFNAYGQYEIAVLQLRAGYRQMSIDYEDGNERLDVDIDGPFISAGVAF; from the coding sequence ATGCGAAAACTGATGGTTGCTATGGGCGGTTCAATGATTCTGGCGGCGCCTTTGGCCCAGGCTGATGTGGTTGGTCTTGGCGCCAGCGTGAGCTACTGGGACTCTGAGCTGTCCGGCAAAGCGTCTGACAGCGGTGATGTCGTCGATGTCGAGAACAACCTTAATCTGGACAGTGACTCAAATGCCAATGCGTCACTGTACTTCGAACACCCGGTTCCCGTGCTGCCGAACGTACGCCTTAACTACACCCTGGTAGAGCAGAGTGGTCGGGGACAGTTGGATGCGGATTTCGGCGGAATCATTCTCGGTAGTGATGTTCAGTCCGATCTGGATCTCGAACAACTGGATCTTACTTTGTATTACGAAGTGCTGGATAACTGGGCGAACCTGGATTTGGGATTGACCGCCCGTGACCTGTCTGGAGAGTTGATCGTTCAGCAGGTTGGCGGAACGCAGGTAAGTAAAACCAAGATTGATGGTGTCCTTCCCATGGGTTACCTTGCTGCGCGCTTTGACCTGCCTCTAACAGGCGTCTCGCTCGGCGCCGAAGGGAACTTCATCAGCTTCGACGGCGACTCCATCCATGATTTCAACGCCTATGGCCAGTATGAAATCGCTGTTCTCCAGCTGCGCGCAGGATATCGTCAGATGTCGATCGATTATGAAGACGGCAACGAGCGTCTGGACGTGGACATCGACGGTCCATTTATCAGTGCAGGCGTAGCGTTTTAA
- a CDS encoding NAD-dependent epimerase, giving the protein MKILVTGTAGFIGSHLAHRLLDRGDEVIGVDNVNDYYDVSLKEARLERLTCKAGFTEVRQDIADRAAMEALFAEHKPERVVHLAAQAGVRYSIENPHAYVDANLVGFMNILEGCRHNSVKHLVYASSSSVYGANETMPFSVHDNVDHPLSLYAASKKANELMAHTYSHLYNLPTTGLRFFTVYGPWGRPDMALFIFTKKILAGEPIDVFNHGHHKRDFTYIDDIVEGVIRTLDHVAEPNPDWTGETPDPGTGKGPYRLYNIGSNNPVELSRFIEIIEEQVGKKAEKNLLPLQPGDVPATYANVDDLITDVGYKPSTTVEEGIANFVDWYRDFYKV; this is encoded by the coding sequence GTGAAGATTCTCGTCACCGGAACGGCCGGTTTTATAGGTTCTCACCTGGCCCATCGTCTGCTGGACAGGGGCGATGAGGTCATCGGCGTTGATAACGTCAATGACTATTACGATGTGAGCCTGAAAGAGGCCCGCCTTGAGCGATTGACCTGCAAGGCGGGGTTCACCGAGGTTCGCCAGGATATTGCTGATCGTGCCGCTATGGAGGCGCTCTTCGCCGAACATAAACCGGAGCGGGTAGTTCATCTGGCGGCACAGGCCGGCGTTCGCTATTCCATCGAGAATCCTCATGCCTATGTTGATGCCAACCTCGTGGGGTTCATGAATATCCTGGAAGGTTGTCGCCACAATAGCGTGAAGCATCTTGTGTACGCGTCCAGCAGCTCTGTCTATGGTGCCAACGAAACCATGCCATTCTCGGTACATGATAACGTTGACCACCCGCTGAGCCTTTACGCGGCTTCCAAGAAAGCCAACGAGCTGATGGCGCACACCTACAGCCATCTCTACAACCTGCCAACCACCGGGCTGCGATTCTTTACGGTCTATGGCCCGTGGGGCAGGCCGGATATGGCGCTGTTTATTTTCACCAAAAAAATTCTGGCCGGTGAGCCCATTGATGTCTTCAATCATGGTCATCACAAACGTGATTTCACCTACATTGATGACATCGTTGAGGGTGTAATCCGCACGCTGGATCATGTGGCCGAGCCCAATCCCGACTGGACCGGCGAGACCCCGGATCCCGGTACCGGTAAAGGCCCTTATCGCCTCTACAATATCGGCAGTAACAACCCGGTGGAATTGTCTCGCTTCATAGAGATTATTGAGGAGCAGGTCGGGAAGAAGGCCGAGAAAAACCTGCTGCCCCTGCAGCCGGGTGACGTGCCAGCCACCTACGCCAATGTCGATGATCTGATCACAGACGTGGGTTACAAGCCGTCAACGACCGTTGAGGAAGGTATCGCCAATTTTGTGGATTGGTATCGGGATTTTTACAAAGTCTGA
- a CDS encoding RluA family pseudouridine synthase, whose protein sequence is MRTSIDLTLDHTETAVDALATASGLPKQRIKDAMNKGACWWTHKGKQVRLRKAKREARAGTRLQLFYDDVVLARKPEAAELLEDRGRYSVWFKPHGMLAQGSQWGDHCSLLRYAEVELARNCFLVHRLDADAAGLMLIAHDSKAAGALSQCFAGRTMAKHYQARVTGLLEASDRLIDALVDGKSAKSRVTTLHINEESQTSLALVAIETGRKHQIRRHLAGIGHPIIGDRLYGHPAKVPLQLLACTLEFDCPLSRQRATFELPGRLNDLTGQP, encoded by the coding sequence ATGCGAACCTCCATAGACCTTACCCTCGACCACACCGAAACCGCAGTGGATGCCCTGGCGACAGCCTCAGGGCTGCCAAAGCAGCGAATCAAGGACGCCATGAATAAAGGGGCGTGCTGGTGGACGCACAAAGGCAAACAGGTCCGGCTTCGCAAAGCAAAACGGGAAGCCCGGGCGGGAACACGGCTGCAGCTGTTCTATGACGACGTGGTGCTTGCCCGCAAACCGGAAGCCGCCGAATTGCTTGAGGATCGAGGACGCTATTCAGTATGGTTCAAGCCACACGGCATGCTCGCACAGGGCTCCCAGTGGGGAGATCACTGCAGTCTGTTGCGTTATGCGGAGGTTGAACTTGCCCGCAACTGTTTCCTGGTGCACCGGCTGGATGCCGATGCCGCTGGCCTGATGCTGATTGCACACGACTCCAAGGCAGCCGGAGCGCTGTCCCAATGCTTTGCGGGCCGGACTATGGCCAAGCACTACCAGGCCCGGGTAACGGGACTCCTTGAGGCCTCTGACCGGCTTATTGATGCCCTGGTTGACGGAAAATCCGCAAAGAGCCGCGTGACTACTCTTCATATCAATGAGGAAAGCCAAACCAGTCTCGCCCTCGTGGCTATCGAGACTGGCCGAAAACACCAGATTCGCAGACATCTGGCGGGCATCGGGCATCCGATTATCGGTGACCGACTATACGGCCACCCTGCCAAGGTACCCTTGCAGCTACTGGCCTGTACCCTCGAATTCGACTGCCCACTAAGCAGGCAGCGCGCAACCTTTGAACTGCCAGGTCGCCTCAACGACCTGACCGGGCAGCCATAA
- a CDS encoding DMT family transporter has translation MSDTHKSDLLLVAVTLLAAISWMFSKEAVLLMPPLLFMAVRFLIAGSLLAVIARRSLMRLSVDQIRRSVGVGLVFGVAMSCWVMGLFHGTSMGEGAFLTSLGVVIVPIIARLVFKEQQPPSTWLAIPIAVAGLALLSLRNGFQPEPGQMFFVAAASIFALYFTLNTRAANQRTVTNRRGETVQKHRVPALPLTALALLTVGLVTLTESVILESWQGTFTDSGPLLIWWVLASAVIGTAGRFLTQTYAQSLSARSHGVVILVLEPVWVALFAAGWFGETMTSMQLGGCGLIFAALIVNRWGVLSKALKVWLRNRKTA, from the coding sequence ATGTCTGACACACATAAATCCGACCTGCTACTCGTTGCCGTTACGCTTCTGGCCGCGATCAGCTGGATGTTCTCCAAGGAGGCTGTTCTGTTAATGCCTCCTCTGCTTTTCATGGCGGTAAGGTTTCTGATCGCCGGTTCGTTGCTTGCCGTTATCGCCCGCCGGTCCCTGATGCGGCTGAGCGTTGACCAGATCCGCCGAAGCGTTGGCGTTGGGTTAGTATTCGGAGTCGCCATGAGCTGCTGGGTAATGGGACTGTTCCACGGAACCAGCATGGGCGAAGGCGCCTTTCTGACCAGCCTCGGCGTGGTGATTGTCCCCATCATCGCCAGGCTTGTTTTCAAGGAGCAACAACCGCCAAGCACCTGGCTGGCCATTCCGATCGCTGTCGCCGGACTTGCCCTGCTGTCACTGAGAAACGGCTTTCAACCCGAGCCCGGGCAGATGTTCTTTGTCGCCGCCGCGTCGATTTTCGCCCTCTATTTCACGCTCAATACCCGCGCCGCTAACCAGCGAACCGTCACCAATCGACGTGGCGAAACCGTTCAAAAGCATCGGGTTCCCGCGTTACCTCTTACTGCTTTGGCGTTGCTGACCGTAGGTCTGGTCACACTCACAGAGTCCGTAATACTGGAATCCTGGCAGGGAACTTTCACGGACTCAGGCCCCTTGCTGATCTGGTGGGTACTCGCCAGCGCCGTCATTGGAACCGCGGGGCGTTTCCTGACCCAGACCTATGCCCAGAGTCTTTCCGCACGCAGCCATGGTGTCGTTATTCTCGTTCTGGAACCGGTATGGGTAGCCCTTTTCGCCGCCGGGTGGTTTGGGGAAACCATGACCTCCATGCAATTGGGTGGGTGCGGGCTGATCTTCGCAGCGCTGATCGTCAATCGTTGGGGCGTGTTGAGCAAAGCACTCAAGGTCTGGCTGAGGAATCGGAAAACCGCATAA
- a CDS encoding YceI family protein codes for MKWSSKASLSPLCALFAVTLVASPLATAEPEKFVVDDEHFSMAFEIMHIGYAPVMGMFREVKGEFVYDEETKELSAGELVFKSNSVFTNHEKRDDHLRKDDFLHTSQYPQITFTVTSFETTGENTGTVVGDLTMLGQTHPVELDVTLNKAAVYPIGHEDYTLGITATTTLKRSTWGMTYGLDPALVGDEVSLKFGFEANKDSGWF; via the coding sequence ATGAAATGGTCTAGCAAAGCTTCATTATCTCCACTTTGCGCCTTGTTTGCCGTAACCCTCGTTGCCTCTCCGCTGGCAACTGCGGAGCCAGAGAAGTTTGTTGTCGATGATGAACACTTCTCCATGGCCTTCGAAATCATGCACATTGGGTATGCCCCGGTGATGGGCATGTTCCGGGAAGTCAAAGGGGAATTTGTCTATGATGAGGAAACAAAGGAGCTGAGCGCGGGCGAACTGGTATTCAAAAGCAACAGTGTGTTTACCAACCATGAAAAACGAGACGACCACCTGAGGAAAGATGATTTCCTCCACACCAGCCAATACCCGCAAATCACCTTCACCGTAACCTCATTTGAAACAACCGGCGAAAACACCGGGACAGTGGTCGGTGATCTGACCATGCTCGGCCAGACACATCCGGTTGAACTCGATGTAACACTCAACAAGGCTGCGGTGTATCCCATAGGACATGAGGATTACACCCTGGGTATCACCGCCACGACAACACTGAAAAGAAGTACCTGGGGAATGACCTATGGTCTCGACCCGGCTCTGGTGGGCGACGAAGTCTCACTGAAGTTTGGATTCGAGGCGAACAAGGATTCGGGCTGGTTCTGA
- a CDS encoding CDP-alcohol phosphatidyltransferase family protein, protein MDPNKDSASTGVPSSLDLAWGLTLTTILCLGAIRLWALPYAPLLLAGSLYAGLSVCVLKYWPARRDFGWANRATLLRGAMVISLFAVAPFSGQMGTGLWLYGITALIALVLDGVDGKIARKTDSQTAFGARFDMELDALLILGLCLAVIALEKAGIWVIALGLMRYVFVAAAHFRAWLNHPLPESFRRKTVCVWQIVTLMVAILPPVSPLFASTTLATALMLLAWSFFVDVRWLYQRSYSHEMV, encoded by the coding sequence ATGGATCCTAACAAAGATTCAGCATCAACCGGAGTTCCATCTTCGCTTGATCTGGCCTGGGGCCTGACTCTCACGACGATACTGTGCCTCGGGGCTATTCGGCTTTGGGCACTGCCCTACGCGCCCCTGTTACTCGCTGGTAGCCTGTATGCCGGGCTCAGTGTTTGCGTGCTTAAGTACTGGCCTGCACGCCGTGACTTTGGATGGGCCAATCGAGCCACCCTCCTGCGCGGGGCCATGGTTATTTCACTCTTCGCCGTCGCGCCTTTCAGCGGGCAAATGGGCACCGGCCTATGGCTGTACGGTATAACGGCATTGATCGCACTCGTTCTCGACGGGGTAGACGGCAAAATCGCCCGTAAGACCGACTCCCAAACCGCTTTCGGTGCCCGTTTTGATATGGAACTGGATGCGCTTCTGATCCTCGGACTATGCCTCGCTGTGATTGCGCTCGAGAAGGCCGGCATCTGGGTAATTGCCCTGGGTCTCATGCGATATGTTTTTGTTGCTGCCGCCCATTTCCGGGCATGGCTTAACCACCCCCTGCCAGAGAGCTTCCGACGCAAAACCGTGTGCGTCTGGCAGATTGTGACACTTATGGTGGCCATTCTGCCGCCAGTCTCTCCCCTATTCGCCAGCACGACGCTGGCAACGGCGCTTATGCTGCTTGCCTGGTCTTTCTTTGTGGATGTTCGCTGGCTCTACCAAAGGAGTTATTCCCATGAAATGGTCTAG
- a CDS encoding zinc-dependent alcohol dehydrogenase, with translation MKDSLAWWVTGEGKGDIFPAPIDACPPGFDEPAVSVETLFSGVSRGTESLVYQGQVPVSEYDRMRAPFQQGDFPFPVKYGYANVGRVVSGPAHLEGTAVFCLFPHQTRYRVPAGAVASLPGDLPPARAVLAANMETAINGLWDGAPGIGDRIAVVGLGVVGLLVAWLANRIPGTRVTAVDVNPERQAVAERLGLSFATSVDADDHDLVFHTSGHPSGLNTALELAGPESSIVEMSWYGDTQVEVPLGRTFHSRRLTIKSSQVGQIPPVRQPRWNYQKRMQLALELLRDDALDVLISGESRFSEMPETMARILTDGSQTLCHRIVY, from the coding sequence TTGAAGGATTCTCTGGCCTGGTGGGTGACCGGCGAAGGCAAGGGGGATATTTTTCCTGCCCCGATTGATGCATGCCCACCGGGATTTGACGAGCCCGCAGTTTCCGTTGAGACCCTCTTTTCCGGTGTCAGCCGAGGCACCGAATCTTTGGTTTATCAGGGACAGGTGCCCGTTAGTGAATACGACCGAATGCGGGCTCCTTTCCAGCAGGGTGATTTTCCGTTTCCGGTGAAATACGGCTATGCCAATGTGGGACGGGTGGTGTCGGGCCCCGCCCATCTTGAGGGCACTGCCGTTTTTTGCCTTTTCCCCCATCAGACACGTTACCGGGTTCCTGCTGGAGCAGTCGCCTCTCTTCCCGGGGACCTCCCGCCAGCCCGCGCTGTTCTGGCCGCCAATATGGAAACCGCCATAAATGGCTTATGGGACGGTGCCCCCGGCATCGGCGACCGGATTGCAGTAGTGGGTCTGGGGGTTGTGGGGCTGCTGGTGGCATGGCTGGCAAACCGGATACCGGGAACCCGCGTGACCGCTGTCGACGTGAACCCAGAGCGGCAGGCGGTCGCTGAGCGGCTGGGGCTTTCCTTTGCGACGTCCGTTGATGCGGATGATCACGACCTGGTGTTTCATACCAGTGGCCACCCTTCAGGTTTGAATACGGCACTCGAGCTGGCAGGCCCTGAATCATCGATCGTGGAAATGAGCTGGTACGGAGACACCCAGGTTGAAGTGCCCCTGGGAAGGACTTTCCATTCCCGCCGTTTAACCATCAAATCGAGCCAGGTTGGCCAGATTCCGCCGGTGCGACAGCCCCGCTGGAATTACCAGAAGCGAATGCAACTTGCACTGGAGTTACTCCGGGATGATGCGTTGGATGTGCTGATTAGCGGGGAGAGCCGGTTCAGCGAGATGCCCGAAACCATGGCAAGGATCCTGACGGATGGCTCGCAGACTCTGTGTCACCGAATTGTTTACTGA
- a CDS encoding 6-pyruvoyl trahydropterin synthase family protein, translating into MFSLTVRDHMMIAHSFNGEIFGPAQKTHGATYVVDVSFEREHLDEVDLVVDIGLASKVLKEVLAEFNMHNLDELETFRGRNTTTEFMAGVVFDRLAEAVRSGCLGESGKGISSLKVTLSESHIAWASYHAGI; encoded by the coding sequence ATGTTCAGTCTGACGGTGCGGGATCATATGATGATTGCCCACAGCTTTAATGGGGAGATATTTGGCCCGGCCCAGAAAACTCATGGTGCCACCTATGTGGTTGATGTGTCCTTTGAACGGGAGCATCTGGATGAGGTTGATCTGGTCGTCGACATCGGCCTGGCGTCTAAGGTGCTCAAGGAGGTGCTGGCCGAGTTCAATATGCACAACCTGGACGAGCTGGAGACTTTTCGGGGGCGCAACACCACCACGGAATTTATGGCCGGCGTGGTTTTTGACCGCCTGGCCGAAGCGGTCCGGTCAGGATGCCTCGGGGAATCGGGCAAGGGCATTTCGAGCCTGAAGGTGACCTTGTCCGAGTCTCATATCGCCTGGGCCAGTTACCATGCCGGAATCTGA
- a CDS encoding glycosyltransferase family 4 protein, with protein sequence MPESDSIPVIEFVVPGDPGQNTGGYRYVRMVAYALGLTGCKTRITGLQGRFPRPDKAAIAAMDQCLGRLSPGTCVVLDGLAMSGMPSEVFGKHAGRLNLVALIHHPLADETGLSEVDREWFFEAERRALDVVGKVITTSDFTADRLADFGVAAERIKTAVPGVERLSEANPEPIAKMPSGEGPHLLSVAHFSPRKAQDQLVEALASLTDLPWQCTLAGSLERDPGYGRKVADMLSAFGLQDRITLTGEVSGDSLGKLYRSAQIFVLPSLYEGYGMVIDEAIAAGLPVISSTGGALAQTSARPGVVQYSVGDVRALTARLRAWLENPQELEDATNLAALESLRVRRWADTASDILSALAYFEIRLHHSTFDSRWLALREPVDHAARSVLLTDTLNHWLQSLYSEQSVGSRQTPVHIVDMGVGRGSNAVYLVPRLQLPQQWLLMDHDDELLREAGKRLKRLDVPFTVLRRRLTAASLEESLPADAKLITASALIDLVSEGWLASLADAAQSRRAALLVVLSYSGSFELAPPHPDDELLQNLVNRHQHGDKGAGAALGPDASLVLKNRLAQAGYLVTLAESPWHLNGDDSELAERLMEGWVDAALEQDPTQGERLSAWLADRKHQLAGGGLRITVHHLDLLALPPNEDMR encoded by the coding sequence ATGCCGGAATCTGATTCGATCCCCGTTATCGAATTCGTTGTACCGGGTGATCCCGGCCAGAATACCGGTGGATATCGCTATGTCCGTATGGTGGCGTATGCGCTGGGTTTGACTGGATGTAAGACACGCATCACGGGGTTGCAGGGTCGGTTCCCCCGGCCTGATAAGGCAGCCATTGCAGCCATGGATCAGTGTCTGGGACGTTTGTCGCCGGGCACTTGTGTGGTGCTGGATGGTCTGGCGATGAGCGGTATGCCTTCAGAGGTTTTCGGGAAACATGCCGGGCGGTTGAACCTGGTCGCCCTGATTCACCATCCACTGGCTGACGAAACCGGACTTTCGGAGGTGGACAGGGAATGGTTTTTTGAGGCTGAACGGCGTGCTCTCGACGTTGTCGGCAAGGTCATCACCACCAGCGATTTTACCGCCGATCGGCTCGCGGATTTCGGCGTCGCTGCCGAGCGTATCAAGACCGCTGTACCCGGTGTTGAGAGGCTGTCTGAGGCGAACCCGGAACCTATTGCGAAAATGCCCAGTGGTGAGGGGCCTCATCTTCTTTCTGTCGCCCATTTTTCGCCGCGCAAAGCCCAGGATCAGTTGGTCGAAGCACTTGCGAGTCTGACCGATCTCCCCTGGCAATGTACGTTGGCGGGCTCGCTCGAACGTGATCCTGGCTATGGGCGAAAGGTGGCGGACATGTTGAGTGCCTTTGGTTTGCAGGATCGGATTACCCTGACGGGCGAGGTCAGCGGTGACTCCCTCGGGAAGTTGTACCGGTCGGCGCAGATCTTTGTATTGCCTTCCCTGTACGAGGGCTACGGCATGGTCATTGATGAGGCGATCGCCGCGGGCTTGCCGGTGATTTCTTCCACCGGTGGTGCTCTGGCCCAGACATCGGCGCGGCCGGGTGTTGTTCAGTACAGTGTCGGAGATGTACGAGCCCTGACTGCCCGTCTCAGGGCCTGGCTGGAAAACCCGCAAGAGCTGGAAGACGCCACCAATCTCGCTGCGCTGGAGTCCCTGAGGGTAAGACGCTGGGCAGATACGGCAAGTGACATATTGAGTGCGTTGGCCTATTTCGAGATCCGGCTTCACCACAGTACCTTTGACAGTCGATGGCTGGCATTGCGGGAGCCGGTGGATCACGCCGCCCGCTCAGTGTTGCTTACCGATACCCTGAATCACTGGCTGCAGTCGTTGTATTCAGAGCAGAGCGTTGGCAGCCGGCAGACGCCTGTGCATATTGTCGACATGGGTGTGGGCCGAGGTTCCAATGCCGTTTATCTGGTACCTCGTCTGCAGTTGCCGCAGCAGTGGCTGCTAATGGATCATGACGATGAGCTTCTGAGGGAGGCTGGAAAACGACTTAAGCGTCTGGACGTTCCCTTTACTGTTCTCCGGAGGCGCCTCACGGCGGCGTCTCTGGAAGAGAGTCTGCCCGCTGATGCGAAACTGATCACCGCCTCGGCGTTGATCGACCTGGTTTCGGAGGGCTGGCTGGCGTCTCTGGCCGATGCCGCACAGTCCCGACGGGCTGCCTTGCTGGTGGTTTTGAGTTACAGCGGTTCGTTTGAACTGGCCCCGCCACATCCGGATGATGAGCTTCTGCAAAACCTGGTTAACCGGCATCAGCACGGCGACAAAGGGGCGGGCGCTGCGCTGGGTCCCGATGCGAGTCTGGTTCTAAAAAACCGATTGGCCCAGGCGGGGTATCTGGTGACTCTTGCAGAAAGCCCCTGGCACCTGAACGGCGATGATTCCGAGTTGGCGGAGCGCCTGATGGAGGGTTGGGTTGATGCCGCTCTTGAGCAGGATCCGACCCAGGGTGAGCGATTATCTGCCTGGCTGGCTGACCGGAAACATCAGTTGGCCGGAGGTGGGCTCAGAATAACCGTGCACCACCTGGATTTGCTGGCATTACCGCCCAACGAAGACATGCGATGA
- a CDS encoding lysylphosphatidylglycerol synthase transmembrane domain-containing protein — protein sequence MTVLRGRIRPVLRWVVAVSLIGLVFFTVDTALLWREMARLSPVVFFSALAVTVVQVMVSAWRWRYTVSRLGLSLPYGLAVREYYLATFLNQVLPGGVLGDVNRAWRHSADSGQRLAALHGVAIERLSGQLVLAMAVVFAVVWLASNGHVLAVPFDRLWLLIIVLVAVIAGLFLVSRLSGRLADYLGQLRRDLRRSLLGWPALPVQLSSSLLLLASYLAAFLVLAQGAGYVHSVASLFLITALSVLLLLSMVIPVTVAGWGVREGVAALLWPLAGLPSEQGVALSVSYGVLVFVSGLPGLLVLLRGVKQRQPAQ from the coding sequence ATGACAGTCTTGCGTGGGCGGATTCGGCCAGTCTTGCGCTGGGTTGTTGCAGTCTCGTTGATCGGTCTTGTTTTTTTCACCGTCGATACAGCGCTCCTGTGGCGGGAAATGGCAAGGCTGTCTCCTGTGGTGTTTTTTTCGGCTCTTGCGGTGACCGTAGTTCAGGTTATGGTTTCGGCCTGGCGCTGGCGTTATACCGTTTCAAGGCTTGGCCTCTCACTGCCCTATGGTCTGGCGGTACGAGAGTACTATCTTGCGACCTTTCTGAATCAAGTGTTGCCTGGTGGTGTGCTTGGCGACGTCAACCGGGCCTGGCGCCACAGTGCCGATAGCGGCCAGCGTCTTGCCGCCCTGCACGGTGTCGCGATTGAGCGCCTGTCCGGGCAGTTGGTGCTGGCAATGGCCGTCGTATTTGCGGTTGTCTGGTTGGCCAGTAATGGACACGTCCTGGCGGTGCCGTTCGATCGACTCTGGCTACTTATCATTGTGCTGGTGGCAGTCATTGCCGGGCTTTTTCTAGTAAGCCGGCTAAGCGGTCGGTTGGCTGATTATCTGGGTCAGCTTCGCAGAGATCTCAGGCGTTCGCTGCTCGGCTGGCCCGCGTTGCCAGTTCAGCTTTCGAGTTCGCTACTTTTACTGGCCAGCTACCTGGCCGCGTTTCTGGTACTGGCACAGGGTGCCGGTTATGTGCACAGCGTGGCCTCTTTGTTCCTCATTACAGCTCTGTCCGTTCTTTTACTGCTGAGCATGGTGATTCCTGTCACCGTGGCTGGCTGGGGTGTCCGTGAGGGTGTTGCGGCGCTGTTATGGCCCCTGGCGGGGCTGCCTTCGGAGCAGGGCGTGGCGCTGAGTGTGAGCTATGGTGTTCTGGTGTTTGTGTCCGGCCTCCCGGGGCTGTTGGTCCTGCTCAGGGGAGTGAAACAAAGGCAGCCCGCCCAGTGA